The sequence tgtagctaaatgtgactcgcctgaaaaaagcagaaCTGCAGTCGTAAACAAAGAGCCCGGTTCTATGAGCAAGCAGCGATGGTCACGGCAAATagcatctgatgatgatgatgatgatgatgaagattgctgtacagaggcacattCTTCAGTAgctaaagatgttcagggattgtcaatagaaaaacaagcaatgaaacaaaaagtccctgaggatatggctacccaagactCTGATaggcatcagataccacaaaagttgaaaaaatctattcgTAAAAAAGgtagtctgagaaaaaaaaagaccaattccattaggagagcctgagaaagaaagcgcagagcaaagggaagataattGGAGAACAGAGGAACgctatgttgtgccacaaatgcgtgaatctctattacccctctctttctttcttaccACTCACCCCTGTCGTTCGCCCCCTCTGCCCTCTTTTTGCTCGTTCCTCTTTTTGCTTGCCCCCGCGTCTTTTTTTGCTTGCCTTCTCTCAGCCCTTTTcgctctgtaaatgaaaaaacagATACATAAGGAGATTGTTTCCCAGCAGTTTTggctacgcgtgtgtgtgtgtgtgtgtgtgtgtgtgtgtgtgtgtgtgtgtgtgtgtgtgtgtgtgtgtgtgtgtgtgtgtgtgtgtgtgtgtgtgtgtgtgtgtgtgtgtgtgtgtgtgtgtgtgtaaataaaacttttttttccaATAATCAAAAGTAGAACTAGcacagacctaatttgtatgttttaagTTGTTATAATGGTaataaggcagggttaaagagttaAGCAAAATAACTTATTTGtatgattaaataataaacagtgatttttttatttatttttttacataatccccaaaggacatagcattacctggccattaatgcccaacctgtaacctgccaagtaatgctctttcttgaggggattatttcTATTTTAGActaaatgtgtatttgtttataatccaaaaattaccattgggccacttactgGTCTACCAATGGCATACTCCAAATCcactcctgttctaccaactgtaccccgccctgctcctACAGATGCCCCCCCCTTAatatctcctgcccattgctcactaattcggtgcccaatttccatggcccgcatcggctcactccccagcccacgttgtgcctgcaatTTTttcatcccctttgttgggaagcggcactagtgacctgaacaatgagcaatgagtctttttttaatgtttgtataggttagaatcaggattgcataagtgtatAAGGATGCTGGCATACATTTGTCAATCTGTCATACcaaattttcttcttttttatatataatattttagttAAAAAGGACAACCatccaatccatgctacaaggatgaaaaaacagaagataaagcgtttaaaagagaaaactcggtcaaagttttcagattcacagacctgtgaaggtgtagctaaatgtgactcgcctgaaaaaagcagcactgcagtcattgtaaacaaagagcccggTTCTATGAGCAAGCAGCGATGgtcacggcagattgcatatgatgatgatgatgaagattgctgtacagaggcacattcttcagtagttaaagatgttcagggattgtcaatagaaaaacaagcaatgaaacgaaaagtccctgaggatatggctacccaagactCTGATaggcatcagataccacaaaagttgaaaaaatctattcgTAAAAAAGgtagtctgagaaaaaaaagaccaattccattaggagagcctgagaaagaaagcgcagagcaaagggaagataattGGAGAACAGAGGAACgctatgttgtgccacaaatgcgtgaatctctattacccctctctttctttcttaccACTCACCCCTGTCGTTCGCCCCCTCTGCCCTCTTTTTGCTCGTTCCTCTTTTCGCTTGCCCCCGCGTCTTTTTTTGCTTGCCTTGCCTTCTCTCAGCCCTTTtcgctctctgtaaatgaaaaaacagATACATAAGGAGATTGTTTCCCAGCAGTTTTggctacacgtgtgtgtgtgtgtgtgtgtgtatgtactgctgcggccaagtttattcgagcatttgcccgttcttggccgcagcagtagcctggcgcgcgcccgagagtgacgggcgcgcgccgaagcagcggaagagcgccctccgatcggggcgctctccctaccgctgccgggtccgccgggtcccccggaaccccctgccgctgtcccgcgatcgcgggacaccagggctccctcggggagcgcagggggcgcacgctcccgaagacgcgtgacgcgcggcacgccgaggggcggccactagcaagccgggaaatctcccggcttgcggatctggccgcagtgtgataaagtgtgtcggtagtgtatgtatgtgtataattaaaacatttttttttccaataatCAAAAGTAGAACTAGcacagacctaatttgtatgtttttagttgttataaaggtattaaggcagggttaaagagtaaagcaaaatagcttatttgtatgattaaataataaacagtgtttttttttgtttttttttacataatccccaaaggacatagcattacctggccattaatgcccaacctgtaacctgccaagtaatgctctttcttgaggggattattcctattttagactaaatgtgtatttgtttataatccaaaaattaccattgggccacttactgGTCAACCAATGGCATACTCCAAATCcactcctgttctaccaactgtaccccaccctgctccctcctgctcctacagatgcCCCCCCCCTAatatctcctgcccattgctcactaattcgGTGCCCAATTTCTATGGGCCGCATCGGCTCACTcaccagcccacgttgtgcctgcatttttttcatcccctttgttgggaagcggcactagtgacctgaacaatgagccatgagtctttttttaatgtttgtataggttagaatcaggattgcataagtgtatAAGGATGCTGGCATACATTTGGCAATCTGTTGTACCAATTTCCCCCCCCAatatttcaggaaaaaaggacaATAAACCAATCCgtgctacaaggatgaaaaaacagaagctaAAACATTTAAGAAAGAAAACTCggtcaaagttttcagattcacagacctgtgaaggtgtagccaaATGTGACTCGCCTAAAAAAAGCACAACTACAGTCATTATACACGAAGAACCCAGTCCTAGCAAGCAGACACGGCTatggcagattgcatatgatgatgatgatgatgatgaagattgctgtacagagccacagtcttcagtagtaaaagatgttcagggattgtctctagaaaaacaagcaagggaaAGAAAAGTCCCCGAGGATATGACTATCCAAGActttgagatgcatcagatagagcaaaagttgaaaaaatctatatgtataAAAGATAGTCTGAGAACCAGAAGACCAATTCCatcaggagagcctgagaaagaaaggtAAGATGACTGGACCACAGAGGAACTCTTTGTTGTGCCACTAATGCGTAAATCTCATGTGTAAGCACTGTAGCGTTCACTTGTGCCACACGGCCACGGGCAAAGGGCAAAAAAATGTAGAGGTTCATTAGCCTCTTTTTGGACACCCCTAAAGTTTTCTAAAAATCTAAGTCTACGGCCAGCCCAAAATCAATTTGGGACACCATCTAAAGTCCCCAAGGAAGTATGTTATTTTGGACGGCCCTATAAAAAGTAAATTTTTGGCATTTTAtgggattgggggagggggttgtgatcGCGATCCCTGATGTTGTACAACAGGGGAGAGCAAACTTTTggtgctgcgccccctgtctctctgcccccggctcttgcgcctcctgccttccttcagccacGTCAGTTGACACTGCGTGGGCGTgggacgtcaggtcacatggtgccgcggcgtctattgacgccgcgttgccatggcgatgcaacacagatggctgaatcccggtaagtaaacagttgcaggggcctcacgagatcccccggcatttaatttaaatgcctgggggaagagcgcggggcctctgcaactgcccgcacccctccaggacaatctcctgccccccccccccctgggggttgtgccccccactttgcgcacctctgttgTACAAGACACAAATAGTAAAGAAAATGCAGCCTGCAGTTGGTTTAAAAATCCAAGGAACAGCAAGAAAAGACCTCGCCACCTCGGTAACGTAAGGGCTTTGAGATATTGGCAACCTTATCAGTTATTTCTATTTTAGGTGGTGGAAGGTAACGGCTTTTTTGGTGTTACTCATTTGTGGTTTAGgattcattgtttttattttgtgatcTGTTAAAGTCCAACATACTCTTTGGACCATTTAACTAAAGGAAGATTATGAAGTCTCCTCTAAGTAGTTGGCGATAGGGAGATAGAATGTATTTATACTCTTTCtcctgcccccttccccccctcgccctctGAGATCAACCATGTCAGTGTAGTTAAGGTAAACATAGCCAAAGATTTCAGTAAAAAtggtactgctgctgctgctgctgctttatgAATTCTTTCTCGTGTGTGCTAAAGGCGACCGTTTTCAGCCtttttttgctttctttttctaTGTAGTGAATGTTTGATGAACCATTGTGTAATTTGGTAGACCGCTTTTTTGTTTGGTAATTTAATTTGTGTGCTGTCTAATTAGTAAAGCACTTGACCATTTggtttttggttctaaaaatctttggtgtacagtatatatgaaaaTGGCTGCTCCCGATTGCTAGTGCTAAAGATCAATTTTATGTAAATTATCTCCTAAAGACAATGTTTAGTTATGGCAATTTTTTGTGTGGACAATATTGATGCAGAAACATCACATACAGCTATTAATGATTTTACTCACTAGTCTTAACACATGTGTTGTGTTTATGCTAAGATTTCCTAGAGGGACTAGCTCACTTAAGTGacctgtataaataaaaaattgtgtagctgtcatttttttaaacacccccccgcccctttTTTGATATGTGTCTCCTTCTGGACCTACGTCGCGGGATGACATCAGCCCTGGATGCTCTGATAGGTAGTTAACCTCTTGTGGACCGGACCCTACCTGTGCAAAAGCAGAGATTGGGACCCGCGTGGGGGCGGGTGCGTAGGGGAAATGAGGATTTAGGAGGAAATTCTTGTAAAATTTCTTTGATTTGGGGCTCATTAGGTCCAGAACCATGGGAGTCGAGGAGTATCGTATTATCCCCACACAATCGCTCTCATCTATAGTATTGTGCTTCACGTATACACCATCCATTAACATACAATTTTTCCTATAATCACCTATGTGAGCTCTAAAATATTGCCCAGTGATCTCTGTGTGGTGGTGCCGATATATAACACATGCTATAATTGTTCTTTAAAGATCTATACGGCAAAGATATGAGCCAGAAGACATAGCAAGTGATGAAGACTCCTTTTCTTCTGGAGTGACCAGTTATACTGGATTCAACGTTCCTCATGGAGCCGGTGTTCATGGTAATAAATCCAGCGTATGCTTCCAAAGGCAAGTCATTTGATAAGTTGATCAAAACTAAAAATGAACATCCACTCACGTTTTGTAGTTTAAAATGGCAATCCCACGTAAAATTGAAGTTCATgtttattacataaaaaaaaataatactgtaatttaaCGGCATTTGAGCAAGGAGAGCGACTAAGGACTCCTGGTTCCAATactgtaataaataaaataaacaagctGAATTGCTGCTTTTAGCTATACATTTTATTAGATCACAGAAGTACATCACCTTGTTTGTGTTGCTATATGAATGTTTGTCTTATTTTTCATtacatgtaatgtatttattcCAAGTGAGTCCTTTTTAATTTCTGAAAACTTTTTTACTTTAAAAGAAATGTATAGGGTGGATTTAGAAAGCTCGCTCAAAAGCCCGGTCGTGCTGCCCTCTTTACTATGGTCAGGCGCAGGGACTGGATCTGGGAGACAATCGGAACCGGCAGTAATTGGGTTTACTTTGAAACTTTGGCAGATGGCCAAAAAAAAGTATAGGGTTATGTCGGCTTCATCTTGGCCAGCTTCCCAGTTTGGTAACCTGGTGGTTCTCCCAGATTTTCGGGGACAGAGTTTCGAAATTGTGAGACAAAGAGGGATTCTGGAGGCATGAGATTTGATAGGAAAAGATAAGCTAATGTCATTTGAGGAAATGATGAGAAAGTATGTTCTCCCCCAAATTGAGTTGTTTAGTTATAtgcatgtcacgggagaccaagtcaacacctttttatactgggatcattgattgagcaaagcaaggaggtaaaataaattgtaatttatttcaggaaaagacatacacacaatgtaacacaatttacaaggttaacacacttactgggaacggggctaacgaataaatctatcctttaaacgaaattcacaaaaatgacctctgtaggagccctttccaatgaccgggagatactcacgaaagtcctggaactgattttggcatgcaatgccagccgtgaccactacgttcttcagaagtgggacttagaagaattcttgagtcatAATCTTTGAGCCGGCTCGCTTCTATTCATTactgagcatctttgaatttgccgctgttggtttggcgcttggaatctgcgctcctgattggctgcaaggctctTTATGGGTTTCAGTGCCCCATTCGCCAACCTCTAATGCCGATTTGCTGGTATTGTAAAGCTGGGTGGGCACCTTTTGTCATTCTGCAAAGAGGCATGTgccaacctgacacctctgcctctttgcatactgagcccctCGTggctccaggctccacagagtctgggatctggcaaatggtggccggatagccctgtgttagcccaggatgcagATACTCAAGCAGAACTGTAGTAGCCCTCCTGTTCTAACGCCtaggcatccctgaggctttcaagtccggactacgaacagacccataggcactaagcttggtagccatctgatctctcggaatccatgacttggaaatcccacagttcattcacaggttatcggtacatatacctattaaacataattcttttataaaatatactgtgtcctgtatgataaaatgtgtaagtccctattctggtgtcagtgaTGGAGTATGGGGCTATACTGCCTACACTGACTACCCTTCTTTCTTGACACAGtttagaaataacttttaaaactttttacacacaagaaatctctctcagctttatcacatagctggagcaccccctgcaCCCCTATACCATGTACAGTGTACCttggcatgtatctgggcacccctCCTTATCCTAGGGACCCCTCTTTATAATAGGAACCCTGTGTATGGCTCCAGGTatagattaaccccttcatggcaatttaccttgtctggaagatgctgcagcaggaatcctggctaTGAGTCGTAACAGCGCTTTCAGAGTccgagtttgcccggagcaatgtgcttggctgtatccgagaatctcactcgattcccggatccaacttttggggtatcccataactctggaaccctgatacatagacacattctgtaaagactttctccggcaaacccaccctgaaacttacagcctagaaatctcccgctctcagcaccccaggaaaggcacacacaaataaatcttTAGTGTCGcaaaatttgcacacagtcacagtaatgcatttcttacaactgggtccaagagctgatacTCTAGGATATCAACAcgcggatcaggggtaaccaagtgggcttaacctttattagtgagctttgtTAACCTTTTCACCGTCACAATGCAGGTTcgtcattttatctgtcagggtTTGTATGAGGAGGCATTTCCTAACTACACCCGATTTGAAGACCtatgtaaaacaaaaacatatcAAAGGGGTTTGATATCGTCTCTTTACTAGGGTTTAGTCTCAAAACAGGatacctcatatatatatatatatatatatatatatatatatatatatatatatatatatatatatatatatatatatatatatatatatatatatatatatatatatatatatatagacctgtAGGCCTTGGATTTTCAGACTGAAATATCGAGGGAGTACTGGGAAGATATCTGGAACAATGCGGGTAAAACCTCTATCTGTacggtaa comes from Ascaphus truei isolate aAscTru1 chromosome 4, aAscTru1.hap1, whole genome shotgun sequence and encodes:
- the LOC142492354 gene encoding uncharacterized protein LOC142492354 codes for the protein MAARPQTRYSLRQSAGVQLSSVDFEVQRGAVKKDNHPIHATRMKKQKITRLKEKTRSKFSDSQTCEGVAKCDSPEKSRTAVVNKEPGSMSKQRWSRQIASDDDDDDDEDCCTEAHSSVAKDVQGLSIEKQAMKQKVPEDMATQDSDRHQIPQKLKKSIRKKVKKDNHPIHATRMKKQKIKRLKEKTRSKFSDSQTCEGVAKCDSPEKSSTAVIVNKEPGSMSKQRWSRQIAYDDDDEDCCTEAHSSVVKDVQGLSIEKQAMKRKVPEDMATQDSDRHQIPQKLKKSIRKKGKKDNKPIRATRMKKQKLKHLRKKTRSKFSDSQTCEGVAKCDSPKKSTTTVIIHEEPSPSKQTRLWQIAYDDDDDDEDCCTEPQSSVVKDVQGLSLEKQARERKVPEDMTIQDFEMHQIEQKLKKSICIKDSLRTRRPIPSGEPEKER